The segment CAGACTTGTCGCTCCTTATGTGACCTCCTACTTCCGCTAAAGCGGAAGCTGGAGTAGTCCCGATGAATCGGGACGTTATAATTGCGAAGCTTCGCTTCGCTACTCCTAAATCTTTCCGGAGTGTCCCGACTTGTCGGGACAGCGTAAAGCTCTCGCTTTACACTCCATTATATGTGCTAAAGCACATAGCTTCCTGACAAATGTGAACCCATTACTGATATTTACCAACAGCTTTATCCAGAAAAGCGCTAGCAACGTTATAATCGTAGAGCGCCTGAAAATAATCGGTCTCAGCCTGAGTGAGAGAAAGCTGAGCATCACGCAGTTCAATTTCAGACATTAGGCCTTGCCTGTACCTCTCCTCAGCAATTCTCAGATTCGCCCGCGCCAGCTTAACATTCTCTTCCTGTGCTTCAATCCGTTCTCCAGCCTCTTCCATATCAAAAATAGCCTTTCTCACTTCCAGCTTTATTCTCTGTTCAACCTGATTTCTTAAAATTTCCACCTGCTCCAATCCCGCTCTTGCCTGCTTAATTCTTCCCAGATCAGAAAGACCGCTAAACAGCGGAAAGTTCAAAGCAAGAATTACGTTCCAGGTTCCGCCCCATTCCTCCCGATTATAAAACGGATTGGTATACTGATAGTTGGCCAGAAAATCTAAATTTGGCCGGTTCTCAGCCCTCACCAACTTAATAGAAACTTTACCCACCTCTTCTTGAATCATTAATTGCCTTATTTCGGACCTCTCTCGAAACGCTTTCCCCAGAGTGTCTTCCAAACTAACTTCTCTCTTCTCCCGAGGAAAGTCTCCTTTTACCTTCCAATCTTCTTCTAATCTCGCATTAAGCAAAAAAGACAACTCTTCTCTTGCCAACTTCAGATTATTCTTAGCCTTAATCAATTTTGTCTGATTATTAACCAACTGTACCTTGGCCCGGGAGACATCGTAATCAGAAACCCTCCCCTCTTTATACAGGGCACGAGTAGTCTTGTAATGAGAATCCGTTACATCTACTGCTTCCTTAGCAATTATTACGAACTGTCTGGCCAAGAGGAGATTATAAAAAGCTCTTTTCACCTCAAATATGAGATTATTTTTTACTTGTTTATATTCTTCATTAACCAACCTATAATTGAGCCTCGCCTGTTTATCCCCGTGGTATATCTTCCACCAGGCAAATAGAGGCTGTCTGAGAGTCAACTGTGTGCTATATAAATAGTCAGGCCCCAATTCGAAGGTCTGCTCGGAACCACCAAAGAAAACGCTCATTTTGGGTGACTCATTCAATCTGGTATAACTACCCGAAGCACTCAACGTTGGTAAGAAATTACCAAATGCTTCTTGCTTTCTCCCTTTTGATTCTATAATTTTCTTTTGCACAATTTTCAAATCCTGATTGTTAGCCAGAGCCAAATTTATACACCTTTCCAGAGTCAAAATCTCCTCGGCAAAAGCAACGCCAATTAGAACCTGTAAAGCAAGAGCAACTATGCCCAGCTTCCAACATAATCTACGAGCAGTCATCTTTGAGTTATTCCTCAAGATATTCCCTCCGGGACATTCATCCCATTAATCGAGCGATTGGAGTCCTTGCGAAAGCAAGGAATTCTTTTATCAATCCTCCCTTTCGGGAGGACTCCAAAAGTTCTGAGGTCTTTGCGAGAGCAAGGCTTTCCTCCCTTTTGGGAGGATTCCACCTTCTAATGTCTCTTGGAATTACAGATATTCGTCAGGGACAAGCCCAAACTGTTCAGGGTCTACCGACTCCTTAATCGAACGCCTGAAATTGCCTGTCTCAGGAGCTTTCTCTTCGAGGTTTATTTCCTGCGGCTTTTCTATCTTAGAACCATTACTATCAATAACTATTTTCACCCGGGGACGATAAGGGTCAGATGGATTTGTCTGGAAGACAAAACCAATCTCATTTGTGTCCAGTCTAACAAAAGTGCCCGGAGGATAGACGCCAATCAGTCTAATAAACTTCCTTAAAAGGACAGGTTCAAATTCTTTTCCTGAGGATTCTTCCATCTCTTTTATAGTCTTTTCAGGTGGAATCTCTTTGGCATAGTAGCGGTTGCTCCTCATAGCATCATATGTATCAGCTATACGAACCAGCATACTACCTAAATTCAACCCTCCTTTTCCTCGAGACACAACAGGATACCCGCTAAGATCGTATTTTATGTGATGCTCGAATGTAACTACATATGCCAGTTTACTTATGCCTGGGGTGTTCATCAATATTTTTGCCCCATCGGCAGGATGCAACTTTATCAATTCAAACTCCTCAGAAGTCAACTTGCCCGGTTTCTTAAGAACTTCCTCTGGAACCTTGAGTTTTCCCATATCATGTAATAGACCAGCTATTCCCAGGTCATTCAATGTCTGCCTGTCCAGACCCAATGCTTCACCCTGCACAAGAGTGAGGACAGCAACATTTACTGCGTGGCTAAAAGTATATTCATCGTGAGCCTTAAGAGAAGCCAGAGTTACCAAGGGCGTTCTATTCCTCTGAATACTGGCCACCATACTATTTATGGCAAACCGAGCTTTCTCTATATTTACTCTCTTTTTGAATTTGATATCCTCAACTATCCTTTTTATTGCGTCAACGGCATCCCTGTAAAATTCCTTAGCCTTAGCTTTAAATTCTTCACCATGTCCCAGTTCTGGTTGAGCTTCTTTAAGAGCTCCAATCTTTCCCAAAGTTATATTCTTAATCCCCTTAGAGGCTAACGCTTTAACTGGACCACCACTATTTTTGAGCTTTTCCTGTGCCATAGTCAAAACATCGATAAGCCCTAAGAATTCCTCATTTTTCAATCCCTTGAGAAACGTAATCTTCTCTATTTCTCTCTGCCGTAAGTCCCTGGTAAAACCATAAAGAGCTGCACTAATCTCGTGGAGAGCCATCCCCTCAAATATCAATTCATCTCCCATAACCGCTATATTTACCTCTTCTTTCTCTTCCAACAAAGTCTCTAAAATCTCGAAAGTCCTCATTAAAGAACGCATTATTATCGGATGCCCCGAAGGATAGATGGTCTTATTTCTGGTAGCATTAGTAAGATAAGTTATGAAATTTTCTACTAATCGCTCTTCCATACGCCCTCTCCATCAACCTTCTTCCTCAAGGTCTGGAATAGCAGAGCTTGCTCTGCGTTAACTAATCGCGAAACAAGTTTCGCTACTCCAAATAATTGGAGTAGCACCGCTTGCGGTGCGTTTACTTGCTCTGCGAACTACGAACTACGAACTACACCATGCTTTCGAATTAACCTCTCACACATTTGCCTGACAATCTTTCTCCTATATTTGGTTCCCTGTGCCAGAGCCTCCATAGCCTGTTCATTTCCTATCTTCTCCAGGGCAGTGGCAACTGCTATTCTCACCTCATCATTTCTACTTCTGGCAAAAATAGTCGATTTTCGAAGCAGTCGAACCAACCCGGGAACTGCCTCTCCAGCACCTATCTCTCCCAGCGCCTCAATCCCAGAAATAATCAGGTAATTTTTATGTCCAAAGGGATTTCTCTGAGCAATCAACTTCATTAAGAGAGGAACAGATTCTTTATTCCTCATAACGCCCAGATACTTGATAGCACCTCGCCTGACTTCTCCATCCGGGTCATCGGTCATAAGAGAAATTAATCTTAATGCTTCCCCCCCTCCTATGCTACTCAGAGCATAAACAACCTCTTTCCGAACGCGGGGATCCTTATGTTTAAGAGGGATATCCAAATAACGCACCGCCTTTTCCATCCCTATCTCTCTGAGAATCCTCACCATATTTCTCACCACATACCAGTTCTTGTCTGAAAACCTCCTGACAATTTCTGGAATTGCCTCTTCCCCTAAACCCACTATAACAGAGATAATCTTCTTTCTAAGTGAGCTATCAGTTTCTCTACCAAGTGCTTCCAGTAGAGGCACCACAGCAATTTCACCCATGTGAAGGAGAATGAAATGGATTGTCTCGTGTTTCTCCCTACCCCAATCGCGAAGCGCCGTAACCAGGTCATGCACAATTCCAATATCTCTCAGTTTTTCTAAAGCTTCCTTACAAGCGTTACGCTCTCCATCAGTCCTTCCCTTTTCCGGGCCAGCTTCCTCAATTAAGACTTCAATAATTTCCTTTGCTTTCTCATATCTCCCGGTAAGCAAAAAATCCATACCCGCCTTACCCAAATTTTTAGCAATCTCCACATAGTCACTAGATTCAGTCTCCAACCTGATTAAGTCCATAAGCACAGTCAAGGCCTGTTCCTCTATTTTTCTCTCATTAAGGGAATCTGTATACTCTTTTATCCCACTAATAGAGGAAATCTGTTCATTCAATTCTTTAAGCGCCTTTCTATACATCTCCGAAACGAACTCTTCAGTAGGTTTGGAAAGAAATAGATTTTCAATCAGCCGGCGCATATACAAGGGATCTTCCTTTCCAGACATATCAGCTAAACTATCCCCAAAAAGTGGAATTATTTCTCTTTTCCTCTCCTCCTCGGGTACAATCTTGTGGAAAAGATTCACTAAACGCTCCGTAACCCTACCCTCACCACTAACAGCCAGGGTCATCATCTCCACTATCACATAATTTGATAAATCGGGAATTATCTCTGTTACAACATCTATTTGTCCAGGTTCAATATCAATTTCTGCATCGATTAACTGTATTCTCAATTTCGGATTGAGATGGGATACGACCTCAGCCAATTTTTTTCTATGAACTTCCTTCTCCTGAGGAAGGTTCTTGAAAATATAGCTTCCTATACTATTAATAGTTTTCCTAACAGCAACTCCTCCCAGATTGCTCATACCCAGAGAACCTTTCGAAGCCACCCCCTCCAGGTAGGCAACCATCTTGTCCGGTTCCTCCTCCAGATGCAAGAGAAAATTATGTTCCACTTCACCCAACTTCAACCCACTATACAAGTCGAGGCTCCTTATCAAGTCAATCCATATCTCCTCATCACTTCTAACCTTCCCCGTTTCTGCTACTTCACCTATCTCTTCTCCAACACCGAGAACCTTCTGATAGTCAATTTCTACAATATCAATATGAGAAATTTTTCCCTCTTGACAGAGTCTTAAAAATCCTCCACTTTTCTGGAGCATCTTCGGTTCTGTAGAAGCAACTTCCAAAAACATCCTGAGCTCTTCCGCATTCAAATCCTTCTTAAAGGTAATGGAGGCTACTCCCCGCCTATGAAATTGGAGAGCGAAATCTCTAAATATCTCATTAGTCTTGTCCAGAAGCTGACCATCTACCAGAAGATTTTTTTGGGCTATCTCTAACTTAAATTCAGGAGATGCTTCAAGAACACCCTCCATAGTAGCATAGAGACGCTCCACAGAAGCCTTAATAGCAGGATGGGCAGAAGGGTAGATACCCATTGTCTTGATAGCCAGACTTAACTCTTTAATACATTTTTCCACTATAGGTCCTGCTTTGGATTCCTTCTCCTCGTCCATTCAAGAATTCCTCTTTTAATCCCTCCCCTCCGATGAAATCGGGGGACTCCAAAAATTGTGGAGTCCTTGCGAAAGCAAGGTCTTTTCCTCCCTTTCGGGAGGCATCCAGTCTTTTCACCTTTCCAAGGACTCATCTTCGGGTTTGACGACATTTTCCACTGGCACGGTAAACATAACTCCGGTTCCTGACTGAGTGAAATCGATTTTTACTTCTTCGAGTAACCTTTTGAGTTCAGAAACCAATTTCTTATCCTCAATCAAAGCAAGAATAGTCTTATTGTGTGCCCCTGTCTCTCCTAACATTTTCCTCAAGCCAGCAAATATGGGTACTTCGTAAGCGAGGTGATGCCCCATACCTTCGCTATCGAGCACGGTAGCTCTGGTTATTCCTGCTTCCACGAGAATAGAAAGAAGATCGTTCAAAAGGTCAATCTTGTTAAGTACAATTACCAAAAGTTCCATAACAATTCTCCTTCTGTCAGCCCTGTCCAATTTCCCCTGCTTTAGAAATCGCATACTTCACTCCCAAAGGGCCCAAAATTTCATGAATAATTGTAGTTGCTGTAATAATAGTAATAGTTATGGCTGCCAATTCTCCATAAATCCCGAATTCTCTCTGGACAATCATAGCCAGACCAATGGCTACTCCTGCTTGCGAAAGTA is part of the bacterium genome and harbors:
- a CDS encoding TolC family protein, whose amino-acid sequence is MRNNSKMTARRLCWKLGIVALALQVLIGVAFAEEILTLERCINLALANNQDLKIVQKKIIESKGRKQEAFGNFLPTLSASGSYTRLNESPKMSVFFGGSEQTFELGPDYLYSTQLTLRQPLFAWWKIYHGDKQARLNYRLVNEEYKQVKNNLIFEVKRAFYNLLLARQFVIIAKEAVDVTDSHYKTTRALYKEGRVSDYDVSRAKVQLVNNQTKLIKAKNNLKLAREELSFLLNARLEEDWKVKGDFPREKREVSLEDTLGKAFRERSEIRQLMIQEEVGKVSIKLVRAENRPNLDFLANYQYTNPFYNREEWGGTWNVILALNFPLFSGLSDLGRIKQARAGLEQVEILRNQVEQRIKLEVRKAIFDMEEAGERIEAQEENVKLARANLRIAEERYRQGLMSEIELRDAQLSLTQAETDYFQALYDYNVASAFLDKAVGKYQ
- a CDS encoding HD-GYP domain-containing protein → MEERLVENFITYLTNATRNKTIYPSGHPIIMRSLMRTFEILETLLEEKEEVNIAVMGDELIFEGMALHEISAALYGFTRDLRQREIEKITFLKGLKNEEFLGLIDVLTMAQEKLKNSGGPVKALASKGIKNITLGKIGALKEAQPELGHGEEFKAKAKEFYRDAVDAIKRIVEDIKFKKRVNIEKARFAINSMVASIQRNRTPLVTLASLKAHDEYTFSHAVNVAVLTLVQGEALGLDRQTLNDLGIAGLLHDMGKLKVPEEVLKKPGKLTSEEFELIKLHPADGAKILMNTPGISKLAYVVTFEHHIKYDLSGYPVVSRGKGGLNLGSMLVRIADTYDAMRSNRYYAKEIPPEKTIKEMEESSGKEFEPVLLRKFIRLIGVYPPGTFVRLDTNEIGFVFQTNPSDPYRPRVKIVIDSNGSKIEKPQEINLEEKAPETGNFRRSIKESVDPEQFGLVPDEYL
- a CDS encoding HEAT repeat domain-containing protein, yielding MDEEKESKAGPIVEKCIKELSLAIKTMGIYPSAHPAIKASVERLYATMEGVLEASPEFKLEIAQKNLLVDGQLLDKTNEIFRDFALQFHRRGVASITFKKDLNAEELRMFLEVASTEPKMLQKSGGFLRLCQEGKISHIDIVEIDYQKVLGVGEEIGEVAETGKVRSDEEIWIDLIRSLDLYSGLKLGEVEHNFLLHLEEEPDKMVAYLEGVASKGSLGMSNLGGVAVRKTINSIGSYIFKNLPQEKEVHRKKLAEVVSHLNPKLRIQLIDAEIDIEPGQIDVVTEIIPDLSNYVIVEMMTLAVSGEGRVTERLVNLFHKIVPEEERKREIIPLFGDSLADMSGKEDPLYMRRLIENLFLSKPTEEFVSEMYRKALKELNEQISSISGIKEYTDSLNERKIEEQALTVLMDLIRLETESSDYVEIAKNLGKAGMDFLLTGRYEKAKEIIEVLIEEAGPEKGRTDGERNACKEALEKLRDIGIVHDLVTALRDWGREKHETIHFILLHMGEIAVVPLLEALGRETDSSLRKKIISVIVGLGEEAIPEIVRRFSDKNWYVVRNMVRILREIGMEKAVRYLDIPLKHKDPRVRKEVVYALSSIGGGEALRLISLMTDDPDGEVRRGAIKYLGVMRNKESVPLLMKLIAQRNPFGHKNYLIISGIEALGEIGAGEAVPGLVRLLRKSTIFARSRNDEVRIAVATALEKIGNEQAMEALAQGTKYRRKIVRQMCERLIRKHGVVRSS